One window from the genome of Anopheles merus strain MAF chromosome 3R, AmerM5.1, whole genome shotgun sequence encodes:
- the LOC121595854 gene encoding LOW QUALITY PROTEIN: uncharacterized protein LOC121595854 (The sequence of the model RefSeq protein was modified relative to this genomic sequence to represent the inferred CDS: substituted 1 base at 1 genomic stop codon): MVNQQRQPICGASWWWQWLPIMLLLAISQTNDATPPSNDDWWQRTVFYQIYPRSFMDSNGDGVGDLRGITSRLEHLKDAGIGATWLSPIFRSPMVDFGYDIADYTAIQPEYGTMEDFEALLAEAERLGIKIILDFVPNHTSDQCEWFRRSVAREHPYTDYYVWQDGRVDPNGNGTARLPPNNWQSVFYGSAWTLHPDRGQYYLHQFTAQQPDLNFRNPAVMEEMREVLRFWLRKGVAGFRIDAVNHLFEADGFPDEPETGTDRDPLSYGFTHHIYTKDLLEDYDMVYQWRALLDDWSRVHGGDARIIMTEAYANITFTMKYYHAEDDDDQADGEPRAAAGSHMPFNFLLITDLNRDSSAQDFVYTIQKWLTYMPRVGATANWVLGNHDQPRVGTRYGAERIDAIHTLLLTLPGIAVTYYGEEIGMVDNPDAISSGGGDSVTGTSDAFIVFSRDPERTPFQWDGTANAGFSSGPTTWLPVHPNYRELNLAAQRVAERSHYKTYQALVALRAHETFRKGSIQLVPYSSSVVVHVRELAEADTFVVVINLVGGERTVDLVAVFPKLSAELTVASSGSASNYRVGDIVQADKLIVGGYDGLVLRSVPLLSRAQRNLDGERHPTAATVWSAVKDAAVIASIIIALGSSYYGLRAPWQSLLPRSFHDSDGDGSGDLRGLLARFDHLIELGVTGICLGPVFRSPMRDGGYDVSDYRDIDPLYGSMGVLEELLERAHAAGLKVVLDFIPNHTSEQHEWFQKSVRKNEPYRDYYILRGGVEEEQQQDDGKEGGVPNNWQSLYHRAAWSRNVRGSEYYLHQFDTTEPDLNYRNAKVRQEMEDVMRFWLDRGVDGLRLMQVNHLYEDAQLRDEPLIDQKGSLSYENMNHLHTRDLLDNYILTFDWRTLFDEYTRAEAEGGKDLTKLMITSAYTGSLDGTLKWFGIGNRSGAHIAQNFGLLREIGPSSRAEQFQRVIDGWLNGLPPNGVANWVLGNQDYRRVASRFGRERAAGLAMLCFTLPGTIFVYYGEEIGMEDNEAISWKQTQDPLGYNTNGTVYQQYSRDPARTPFQWDDSNGWAGFSKTPKKTEPWLPVHRNYGVRNLAQEKSSNRSMYQLYRQLIAWHQQSVTLRYGSYQSFVLPDNVFAVLRSLLGEKEYATVLNLNSHAVTFNVSRVHKHARRASVAFTSLEGAHTVGESLQDIGNVALDAYETVILELSCGGIDCVSSGTSVQRTSEXVMRIAVSALVLAAVALLATVSSKSATAGRQHDHSAELDWWESGVFYQIYPRSFKDSNGDGVGDLTGITEKLEHLADLGVTGVWLSPVFKSPMADFGYDISDFRDVDPIFGTMADLDRMVQKAKTLGIKVILDFVPNHTSDEHEWFVKSLNNEGDYRDYYVWRNGVNGGTPNNWQSVFHTPAWTQPAGQTQYYLHQFDKKQPDLNYRNPKVKQEMADMVRFWLDKGIDGFRIDAINHVYEDPQFRDEELIDPKGELIWENLDHKYTQNLPECYDLIYDWRDVFDQYKAADNVTRLMMTEAYANLEQTMLWYGNANRKGAHMPFNFAMINRLSKDSRANDFKVVIDEWLNAMPAGARANWVLGNHDRPRIASRYGRDLASSLAVLEMTLPGIAVVYYGEEIGMEDNRDITFEETQDPQAANTNPDVYQQFTRDPVRTPFQWDATAYAGFTVASAQKTWLPVHPNYREVNLAAQKAASNSMFKLYQRLIKLRKEHTFMHGDFESKVLLNNVFGYTRTLEGEQSYAVVVNLNDNDVNVNLQELHEDIDTARVALTSLDARMKEGDEVTEVFHVVLGRYDAVVFEIASSASALGASMVMLLVAAVLRSLF, translated from the exons ATGGTGAACCAACAGCGGCAGCCAATCTGCGGTGCATCATGGTGGTGGCAGTGGCTTCCCATCATGCTACTGCTAGCAATAAGTCAAACCAACGACGCGACACCGCCCTCCAACGACGACTGGTGGCAAAGGACGGTATTCTATCAGATCTACCCGCGCTCGTTCATGGACTCGAACGGGGACGGGGTGGGCGATCTGCGCGGCATAACGAGCCGGTTGGAGCATCTCAAGGATGCCGGCATTGGTGCGACCTGGCTATCGCCCATCTTCCGATCGCCGATGGTTGACTTCGGGTACGACATTGCGGACTACACCGCCATCCAGCCGGAGTACGGGACGATGGAGGACTTTGAGGCGCTGCTGGCGGAAGCGGAGCGGCTCGGCATCAAGATCATCCTGGACTTTGTGCCCAACCACACGAGCGACCAGTGCGAATGGTTCCGGCGGTCGGTGGCGCGCGAACACCCGTACACCGATTACTACGTGTGGCAGGATGGGCGCGTCGACCCAAACGGTAATGGGACGGCCCGTTTGCCACCGAACAATTGG CAATCGGTATTCTACGGCTCCGCCTGGACGCTGCATCCGGACCGCGGTCAGTACTATTTGCATCAGTTTACCGCCCAGCAGCCGGACCTGAACTTTCGCAACCCGGCCGTGATGGAGGAGATGCGCGAGGTGCTGCGGTTCTggctgcgcaagggtgtggcCGGCTTTCGCATCGATGCCGTTAATCATCTGTTCGAGGCGGACGGCTTTCCGGACGAGCCGGAAACGGGCACGGACCGGGATCCACTGTCCTACGGCTTTACGCACCACATCTACACGAAGGATTTG CTCGAAGACTACGACATGGTGTACCAGTGGCGAGCGCTGCTGGATGACTGGAGCCGCGTGCATGGAGGCGACGCTCGCATCATAATGACCGAAGCGTACGCCAACATTACCTTCACCATGAAGTACTACCACgcggaggacgacgacgaccaggCGGACGGTGAACCGCGAGCCGCTGCGGGTTCACACATGCCCTTCAACTTTCTGCTCATCACCGACCTGAACCGAGACTCCAGTGCGCAGGACTTTGTGTACACGATACAGAAGTGGCTCACGTACATGCCGCGGGTGGGGGCCACCGCCAACTGGGTGCTGGGCAATCACGATCAGCCGCGCGTCGGCACCCGGTACGGGGCGGAGCGGATCGATGCGATCCATACGCTGCTCCTGACGCTGCCGGGCATTGCCGTCACGTACTATGGGGAGGAAATTGGCATGGTGGACAATCCGGATGCGAtcagcagtggtggtggtgattccGTCACCGGTACCAGTGATGCATTCATCGTGTTTTCACGCGATCCGGAAAGAACGCCGTTCCAGTGGGACGGTACGGCGAATGCGGGCTTCTCGAGCGGCCCAACGACTTGGTTGCCGGTGCATCCGAACTATCGCGAGTTGAATTTGGCTGCCCAGCGGGTTGCTGAGCGGAGCCATTACAAAACGTACCAGGCGCTGGTGGCGCTGCGTGCTCACGAAACGTTCCGGAAGGGTTCGATTCAGCTTGTGCCGTACTCGAGCAGTGTTGTTGTGCACGTGCGTGAGCTGGCGGAGGCTGACACGTTCGTGGTGGTGATCAATTTGGTTGGGGGTGAGCGCACGGTGGATTTGGTGGCGGTGTTTCCGAAGCTTTCGGCCGAGCTTACGGTTGCTTCGAGTGGTTCCGCGTCAAACTATCGGGTGGG AGATATCGTGCAAGCGGACAAGCTGATCGTGGGAGGATACGATGGACTGGTCCTACGAAGTGTGCCACTGCTGTCCAG AGCACAGCGAAACCTCGATGGGGAGCGGCACCCAACGGCAGCCACCGTCTGGAGTGCGGTAAAGGACGCTGCAGTAATTGCGTCTATCATAATTGCGCTCGGTTCCAGCTACTACGGGCTGCGGGCACCATGGCAAAGC CTGTTACCCCGCTCGTTTCACGACAGCGACGGCGATGGAAGTGGCGATCTGCGTGGGCTGCTGGCACGGTTCGATCATCTGATCGAGCTGGGCGTGACGGGCATTTGCCTGGGACCGGTGTTTCGCTCACCGATGCGTGACGGTGGGTACGACGTTTCGGACTACCGTGACATTGATCCGCTGTACGGTTCGATGGGCGtgctggaggagctgctgGAGCGGGCGCACGCCGCCGGCCTGAAGGTGGTGCTCGATTTTATCCCCAATCATACGAGCGAACAGCACGAGTGGTTCCAGAAGAGTGTGCGAAAGAACGAACCTTATCGGGATTATTATATCCTGCGCGGTGGCGTTgaggaggagcagcagcaggacgaTGGTAAGGAAGGCGGCGTGCCAAACAATTGG CAATCACTGTACCATCGGGCGGCTTGGAGCAGGAATGTGCGCGGTTCCGAGTACTATCTGCATCAGTTCGACACGACCGAGCCGGACCTGAACTATCGCAACGCGAAGGTACGGCAAGAGATGGAAGATGTTATGCGGTTCTGGCTGGATCGGGGTGTTGATGGGCTGCGGCTGATGCAGGTCAACCATCTGTACGAGGATGCGCAGCTCCGCGATGAACCATTAATAGATCAGAAAGGCTCACTCAGCTACGAAAACATGAATCACCTACACACACGAGATTTG CTCGACAACTACATCCTTACGTTCGATTGGCGCACACTGTTCGATGAGTACACGCGGGCGGAGGCGGAGGGTGGCAAAGACCTCACCAAGCTTATGATAACGTCCGCCTACACCGGTAGCCTCGACGGTACGCTCAAGTGGTTCGGCATCGGGAACCGGTCCGGTGCACACATCGCTCAAAACTTTGGTCTGCTGCGGGAAATTGGGCCCAGCTCGCGGGCGGAACAGTTCCAGCGGGTGATCGACGGGTGGCTGAACGGGTTGCCCCCGAACGGTGTCGCTAACTGGGTGCTGGGCAATCAGGACTATCGTCGCGTTGCGTCGCGCTTTGGCCGAGAGCGGGCAGCCGGACTGGCGATGCTTTGCTTCACCCTGCCGGGGACGATTTTCGTGTACTAT GGGGAAGAGATCGGCATGGAAGACAATGAAGCCATCAGCTGGAAGCAGACGCAAGATCCGCTCGGCTACAACACGAACGGCACGGTGTATCAGCAGTATTCCCGTGACCCGGCCAGAACACCGTTCCAGTGGGATGACAGCAACGGGTGGGCCGGGTTTTCCAAGACACCAAAGAAAACGGAGCCATGGCTGCCGGTGCACCGCAACTATGGTGTGCGAAATTTGGCCCAGGAAAAGTCATCTAACCGGTCGATGTACCAACTGTACCGGCAGCTAATAGCATGGCATCAACAATCCGTCACACTGCGCTACGGTTCGTACCAGTCGTTCGTCCTGCCGGACAACGTGTTTGCGGTGCTGCGTTCGCTGCTCGGGGAGAAGGAGTATGCGACGGTGCTGAACCTGAACTCGCACGCTGTGACGTTCAACGTTAGCCGGGTGCACAAGCACGCGAGACGAGCGAGCGTAGCTTTTACGTCGCTCGAGGGAGCGCACACAGTAGGCGAATCTTTGCAAGACATCGGCAACGTGGCGCTTGATGCTTATGAAACGGTTATTTTGGAGCTTTCGTGTGGT GGCATTGATTGCGTGTCGAGCGGCACGAGTGTGCAGAGAACCAGTGAGTGAGTGATGCGTATTGCAGTGAGTGCACTAGTGCTGGCAGCCGTTGCGCTGCTGGCGACGGTTAGTAGCAAGTCGGCAACGGCTGGCCGGCAGCACGACCACAGCGCCGAGCTGGACTGGTGGGAGTCGGGCGTGTTTTACCAGATCTATCCGCGATCGTTCAAGGACAGCAATGGGGACGGTGTGGGCGATCTGACCGGCATTACGGAGAAGCTGGAACATTTGGCCGATCTTGGTGTGACTGGGGTGTGGCTGAGCCCGGTGTTTAAATCACCGATGGCGGACTTTGGGTACGATATTTCGGACTTCCGCGATGTGGATCCAATCTTTGGCACTATGGCCGATTTGGACCGTATGGTGCAGAAGGCAAAGACGCTCGGCATTAAGGTGATTCTGGACTTTGTGCCGAACCATACGAGCGACGAGCACGAGTGGTTTGTGAAGTCGCTGAACAACGAGGGAGACTACCGGGATTACTATGTGTGGCGCAACGGTGTGAACGGTGGAACGCCCAACAATTGG CAATCCGTGTTCCATACGCCCGCCTGGACGCAGCCCGCCGGACAAACGCAGTACTATCTGCACCAGTTCGACAAGAAGCAGCCGGATCTGAACTACCGCAACCCGAAGGTGAAGCAGGAGATGGCGGACATGGTCCGCTTCTGGCTGGACAAGGGCATCGACGGGTTCCGCATTGATGCGATCAACCACGTGTACGAGGATCCCCAGTTCCGTGACGAGGAGCTGATCGATCCGAAGGGCGAGCTGATCTGGGAAAACCTCGACCACAAGTACACGCAGAACCTGCCCGAGTGCTACGATCTCATCTACGACTGGCGCGATGTGTTCGACCAGTACAAGGCGGCAGACAATGTGACGCGCCTGATGATGACGGAAGCGTACGCAAACCTCGAACAGACGATGCTCTGGTACGGCAATGCGAACCGTAAGGGCGCTCACATGCCGTTCAACTTCGCCATGATCAACCGGCTgtcgaaggattcgcgcgccAACGACTTTAAGGTGGTGATTGACGAGTGGCTGAACGCGATGCCGGCCGGCGCCCGGGCGAACTGGGTGCTGGGCAATCACGATCGTCCGCGCATTGCCTCGCGGTACGGGCGCGATCTTGCCTCGAGCCTGGCCGTGCTGGAGATGACACTGCCCGGCATTGCGGTCGTGTACTATGGCGAGGAGATCGGTATGGAGGACAACCGGGACATTACGTTCGAGGAGACGCAGGACCCGCAGGCCGCCAACACGAACCCGGACGTGTATCAGCAGTTTACGCGCGACCCCGTCCGCACACCGTTCCAGTGGGATGCGACGGCGTACGCTGGGTTTACGGTAGCTAGCGCCCAGAAGACGTGGCTGCCGGTACATCCGAACTATCGGGAGGTGAACCTGGCCGCCCAGAAGGCGGCGAGCAACAGTATGTTCAAGCTGTACCAGCGGCTGATTAAGCTGCGCAAGGAGCACACGTTCATGCACGGTGACTTCGAGTCGAAGGTGCTGCTGAACAATGTGTTTGGCTACACGCGCACGCTCGAGGGCGAGCAGTCGTACGCGGTCGTGGTCAATCTGAACGATAACGATGTGAATGTGAACCTGCAGGAGCTGCACGAGGACATTGACACGGCCCGGGTGGCGCTTACGTCGCTCGACGCTCGCATGAAGGAGGGCGACGAGGTGACGGAGGTGTTCCATGTCGTGCTTGGTCGGTACGATGCGGTCGTGTTCGAGATCGCGTCGTCGGCCAGTGCGCTCGGTGCGTcgatggtgatgctgctggtggcaGCGGTGCTGCGATCGCTCTTCTAA